CTTAAGCATGAATTTGAAAGCAAAAGATATTTATGTGTTTGCAAGTAGAGAAGGAATTAATGAAGTTATCACCAATATTGCGGTGAATGCAATAAAGTATACGCCTAATGGGGGCCACATAGACATTAAATTGATCGATGATAAGGATCGCGTAAAGGTTGAAGTGAAAGATAATGGTATCGGTATTCCTCAAAAAGAGCACGATAGAATATTTGATGGGTTTTATAATATTGAAGATGTAAAACATCATCACTCAGGCACGATTGAGTTCAAGGCCGGCGGTCTTGGCCTGGGCCTTACTATTGTAAAACATATTGTTGAATCAAATAACGGTAAAGTATGGGTTGATAGTGAAGAAGGTAAGGGCGCGGTCTTTACCTTCACCATACCAAAAATAATGTAAGAGGCACTTGCAAAGGAGATACCAATGCAAACGAAAGAGCAAAAAGGCATCATCTATAAATTTATAGTCAGTTTTGTCTTTATGTCAATTATACCTCTTCTGTATGTTGGCTATTTAATAACCAACTTTATAATGCCGAATATTAATTATGATCTGTGGCTTGTTGTCGGCGTTGGGCTGGTGCTTTTTCTCGCGTTTGTCGGCGCATTTTCAGTCAGAGGTATTCTCCAGTCAGTCATTACCGTAAATGACCAGGCTAAGAAAGTGCTGGACGGTGAAAAAACGGATGAGATTAAAGAACATAAAGCAGAAGGTGAAGTAGGCGAGCTTGCCGGATCCTTAAATCAAATTATAAATAGAATAAAGTCGGAAACAAATGCCCTTGAGTTATCCCAGAATGAGCTTAATAATACCAATAAGAAACTGTTGGATAATTATGTAAAACTGCAGGAAGCAAATGAAAAGCTAAAGAAAATGGATCAGATGAAATCTGGTTTTGTTGCAAATGTTGCGCATGAACTACTTAATCCTCTGGCGACTATACGTGAGACACTCGAGATCGTTAAGACAAATCTCGACTCTCGTATAGACGATAAACAGCAACAGGTACTGGAAATCAGTAAAAGGAATATTGTAAGACTTATCCGTTTAGTAACGGACATTCTTGACATTTCTCGGATTGAGGCGGGAAAAATAAATCTGCGCGTTGATGATGTTCATATAGAAGAGATACTTGAGGAAATCTTAACGCCGCTCGATATTTTATTTAAGAAAAAGAATATTAAATTAGTAACAGATATCCAACCGCCAAACTTCACTTTTGGTGCTGACAGAGACAAAGTAATTCAAGCTATTACCAATATGTTAGTGAATGCCGCGCATTTTACTCCGGATAATGGGAAAGTAACGCTATCAGCTTCATTAAAAGCGCGAGAGGTTCATGTGTCGGTGCAGGATTCCGGCGTTGGTATTGATGTGAGCGATCAAGAACGGATTTTTGACAAGTTTGAAAGGATAACAGAACATAAGAAAGAGGGAACAGGCCTTGGTTTATCGATTACAAAAGATATTATCGTTCTTCATGGCGGTAAAATCTGGGTTGAAAGTGAAAGTGGAAAGGGATCAAAATTCATGTTTGTAATACCATCAAAAAGTATGAGATAGGAGGAATAATGACAGATGCTAATCTAGAAAACAAAAAAACCACGCATGTATTATTAATTGATGATGAGGCTGATTTCTTGTTTGCGATTGAAGCATGGATGCTTTCGAAGGGATTCAGGGTAAGTACCGCTACAGACGGTAGAAAAGGTATCGAGTTATTTAAAAAGGATAAGCCTCATATTGTTTTTGTTGATGTTCTTATGCCCGAAATGGATGGTGTGGAGACATTAAAAGAGATCAGAAAGCTGGATGAGAAGGTCCCGGTAATATTGATTACCGCATTTGGGTTGAATAAGAGGATTGAGGAAGCGGAAAAATACGGAGTATTTGGATTTTTTCGAAAGAGTCAGGATTTTGAGCAGGCTGCCGCATTGATTTGTGACGCAATTGACGACATTGAAAAGATGAAAGGACAATAGTGGGTTCCTTAGTAGCTATAGATATAGGTAGACAATTTCTAAAGATCATTCATGTCGCAAAGGAAGGCAATGCCCTTACGCTCAAAGACTACGCGATTGAAGAGATATCTGATAATGGTGTACGAGTAAGTGATGAGGTAATTACAAAGCTTATTCGTGATACCGCGGAAAAGATGCGTGTTAAGACGAGTGATGTCAGGACAACCATATCTGGGCGTTCAGTCGTTGTGAGAAATGTCGATTTTCCAAATGCAAACAAGAATGAAATTTTGCGTAAAGTAAAACAGGAAGAGAATAAATATATACCTATAGATCTGAATGATTATTTTTATGATATAGCGCTCCTCTCTTCAACCGTTTCCTCCGATACACAATCTCTGAAAGGGATCATAGCAGCTGCAAAAAAAGATTCTATAATGAGTCACACAAAGATCATTAATGATTCAGGACTCACGACAAGTATGGTTGAAATCCCATCGTTATCATTGGTTAATCTATATGAAGCATATATTGAGCGTAAGGGCATTGAGAATAAAATTACCGCGTGCATTGATTTCGGTGCTTTATCAACACAACTGGGGATACTTATTAAGAATGATTCGGTGTTTTCACGAGAAATAAATATTGGGAGCAACGCTATATCAAAAGCGATATGCGAGGCACTTTCGTGTGATTTTGCCTCAGCGGAAAAAATGAAAAAAACTGGCTCAGAAGATGTAAAGACGTACTTAGCAAAAACCGTACACAATTTGGTTGAAGAGTTGATGATGTCTTTTAATTTCTTTGAAGGTGAATCCGGGAAGAATGTCCAGAGGCTTTTCTTTGTTGGCGGAGGCGTTCTTTTAGAAGGTGTTGCTGATATGATAAGCAGTGCGCTTGAAATACCCTACGAGATAATTGATCCACTGTCTATATGTGCCTTGGAAAACAATGAAAATAGTGATGAAATAAATAAGATAAGTCCTTTATTTGCTTTATGCATCGGTTTGGCTGTGAGGAGTAATCCAAAAGAATAAAGTGTTAAAAAATGTACTGGATAGAACGTTATGATTGAAATAAATCTT
This is a stretch of genomic DNA from Candidatus Ancaeobacter aquaticus. It encodes these proteins:
- a CDS encoding HAMP domain-containing sensor histidine kinase produces the protein MQTKEQKGIIYKFIVSFVFMSIIPLLYVGYLITNFIMPNINYDLWLVVGVGLVLFLAFVGAFSVRGILQSVITVNDQAKKVLDGEKTDEIKEHKAEGEVGELAGSLNQIINRIKSETNALELSQNELNNTNKKLLDNYVKLQEANEKLKKMDQMKSGFVANVAHELLNPLATIRETLEIVKTNLDSRIDDKQQQVLEISKRNIVRLIRLVTDILDISRIEAGKINLRVDDVHIEEILEEILTPLDILFKKKNIKLVTDIQPPNFTFGADRDKVIQAITNMLVNAAHFTPDNGKVTLSASLKAREVHVSVQDSGVGIDVSDQERIFDKFERITEHKKEGTGLGLSITKDIIVLHGGKIWVESESGKGSKFMFVIPSKSMR
- a CDS encoding response regulator encodes the protein MTDANLENKKTTHVLLIDDEADFLFAIEAWMLSKGFRVSTATDGRKGIELFKKDKPHIVFVDVLMPEMDGVETLKEIRKLDEKVPVILITAFGLNKRIEEAEKYGVFGFFRKSQDFEQAAALICDAIDDIEKMKGQ
- the pilM gene encoding type IV pilus assembly protein PilM is translated as MGSLVAIDIGRQFLKIIHVAKEGNALTLKDYAIEEISDNGVRVSDEVITKLIRDTAEKMRVKTSDVRTTISGRSVVVRNVDFPNANKNEILRKVKQEENKYIPIDLNDYFYDIALLSSTVSSDTQSLKGIIAAAKKDSIMSHTKIINDSGLTTSMVEIPSLSLVNLYEAYIERKGIENKITACIDFGALSTQLGILIKNDSVFSREINIGSNAISKAICEALSCDFASAEKMKKTGSEDVKTYLAKTVHNLVEELMMSFNFFEGESGKNVQRLFFVGGGVLLEGVADMISSALEIPYEIIDPLSICALENNENSDEINKISPLFALCIGLAVRSNPKE